CAAGACCCGAGGCCCAAATATCAGCCCGTATCGACCGCATCGTCGACCTTTTTCCCGGTAGGACGAAGAAGGCAATTGCAACAAAGCTCCGAGAAAACCACCCCGAAATATACTATAGGACGACAACCCAGGTCCCCCCCCAGAATACAAACACAGCCCAACCCCAGAATGCAAACACAGCCCAACCTGAAAGCCCAGTCGTAACACAGCGTGGGCCACAAATATCTCCAGAGAGAACTCCTCAACCAACCAGCCGAATACACCCATCTGAGGAAGAAGATCAGCATAGCCCCGAACACACGATCCAAATCAATGAAGACGAGCTGAAAACCTGTAGGGAagcctttcaaaaaatattctgtAGAACAGGCGATTCAAAGCcaagaataaataaatttcttgTCAAGCCGAACAACATGAAAAGTATACAACTAATCAACCACATACTGCAggagcgcatccaccatttcgcaACAAACTGCACTAACCAAGTTCAACAAAGGAAAAACATCAAGAAAGCGATCTATGTGGCAGGAATTTTACTTAAGAAGTATATTGTAAAAAAAACAGGCCCTCCAGACTATAAAATTACCGAGGATAAGATCAAACTCTTGAACAACAGTGTCGACAACGCAAAGAAGATCCTTAACTGGAAGGGAGGTAATTTTGGACGCTCCCTCACTGAAGAAGCGCGTCGAATAAAGAAGGCCAAGATGACCACAAGTGAATACATTACAATGCTTGAAGACAGGATGGCACTTCTGCAACAAAAACTTGACAAGCTTAAATCAAGACACCGAGTGAATGCTATAAGGAGAAAATTCAGCGAAAACCCATCCGTTAAATTAATAAACACTGAGGAAAGAGTCCAGCCACCTAATAAAGAAGATGTTGAAAAGTTCTACGCAGAACTATACAAGAAACATGAGAGCACAACTAACACCCCAGCCCTCGACAGATGGATAGCGAAACTCCAGAGAGAGACAGCATCACACAGGTATCAAGACCAACTACAGGAATCCCGGATAAACGAGCAGACCTTGCAGGTACTGGCCAAATCAGCTCCATGGAAAGCTCCAGGTGAGGATGGCATTCCAGCATATCTCTACAAGACATTTCCAGCAGCAAAGTCCTACCTTCAGAGGTTTATATACACCACAATAACAGGTGAACATAAAATGGCAGAACCTGACTGTAGGGCTGAAGTTGTCTTGATACATAAAAAAGGAGATAACAAAGACCCGGAAAACTACAGACCAATAGCGTTACTGAACACCGATTATAAAATACTAACTGGGGTAATAAGAAACACCTTACAGAAACATCTGCCAGACTGGGCAATACCTACGGAACAACTGGCTAGGGAGAATGTTTGGGGTACAATCCAGGGAATGTTGATCGATAAGGCCATAACCCAGAGAGCAAGACAAAATAGAGCTAAGCACTACTCTGCGTGGTACGACTTTAAGAAGGCATTTGACACCATAAGCCACCGTCACTTGAAGAGGATGATCAGCGTGTTACCACTCCACAAAAATATCAAGCGCCTCCTCAAAACAGTAATGGAGCTCTGGACCCTCCGAGTGAGAGTCGGAAAGGGAAAGACTGCTCCCATCTACATAAAAAGGGGCTTATACCAGGGCGATTCATTAAGCCCCCTGCTGTTCATACTGCTGACTGCATGTATTATAGAACACTTGAAAACAAGTCCACAAATCATCAAGAACACCAGAGGACAATTTGACATACTAGCATTCATGGACGACATAAAATGCcatgtaaaaacaaaaaaagccTTGAAGACAGTCACCGATGAAATAAGGAGGAGTGGAGAAGAGATAGGGCTGGTTTTAAACACAACCAAATGCGGAAGATATTGTAGAGTAGACGATGAGGATGACCACAATGCTCCCTTTCTACCCCAGATCCGTGAAGGGTACAAATACCTTGGACTAGAGCAACTGGAACGAGACTCTGCAAGAAACTACGATACCACAGAAGAAAAAATCCTAAAAGAAACAGAGAAGATATTTCGCTCCCCACTCACGGTACCGCAGAAGGTTCACCTCTTCAATACGGCCACAGTACCAAGTGCCATCTATGTACTCGGTAACATCTACCCCGACGAAAAGAGGAGTACAACACTGAAAAAGTGTAGAGATCTGGATAAGGCCATAAGGAAGATCTTAACTATAGAAAAtcataagggtagaacaacatCAAATGCCCATGTCTATCTGCCAATCATTAGGGGAGGTATGGGTCTGAAAAACATTGAGCTGGAAACGGAAATCCAACTAGCCAGAAGAGGTATATACCTTAAGTCACATGCTGACTTAGCAGGAACAAGAAAGAAGTATGAGGAGCTGAAGGCAGCGGGGTGGAGAAACCCCATCAGCGATCACGATTTCGTAATGAAGAAATACAGATGTCCAACTATAAATTACCAGCAGGAAAACTTAAAACAAAACTGTAAAATCGTGAAGGAACATATTTGCCAGACATTTCAACAAGAGCTAGAAAATGAATGGTCCCAGGATATGCACTACGGCAAGGTGGTACTtaaggaaaagaaaattatcgAATTCCCTGCTTACACATCCCCACTAATGGACCACTGGCGCTTCTCATTGCTACACTCTGCTGCAGAAGAACAACTCCACGGCCTGGGAGGGACTGCTGGAAGATCCAAGAAGTGTAGACGATGCAACACAGCAAGTGAAACTGCATACCACGTCAGCAGCGGATGCATCATAGGCGCTTACACGACCAGGCATGACTACATCGTCCACTGGATTCTAAAACACATCCTACTGAAACAAAATGCCCCTCAAGAAATCCTGGCAAACTTTCCGTTCGGTAAGGCCACATGCAACCCTACCTTCGAGACCGGAGGGCGCAAGATTATAGTACGGGCGGGAGGCAGCATATACACGGAGAAGATCCACCATAATAAACCGGACATCATGGTAAGATTTACAAACCCAGATGTCATATACATATTCGAAATTGCAGTGGCCCACGTCCAGAACATCAGGAcccaagaaaaaataaaaaaggttaGATACTCCGTCAATGGCGCGGTGCACATCGACCACACAAACTGCGAGACAGCTGGCAGAGACCTCAACCTGATCGGAGAGCTGGAGTCCCAATACCATTGCCCTGTACACCTGGGCATATTTGTGGTGGGGTGCTATGGAGAAGTGCTGAACACTGAGGAGCACAAAAACTTCCTGAAACTGTTAGCACAAGTTGGATTAACTAACTTTGAAATAAGATCATTGATAAATAAGTGCTCGTACAGTGTGGCAGTATCCACAACAAACATTTTGCTAAAACACCTAAGCATTTAGCTGTGATAGGGAACAGTGATCTGTGATGAACAAGAGCTTTAAGTAATCTTGATATTTATGTTCataaattttatttgtcataacTTATTTACAACTGTTtgtattatatgtatatatattcgTTTTATACCTGTAAATTTAGTTGAAGTCCACACTCTCGGGTAACTGGGGGTGACTGGCATCTGATATGTCTCGGAAAAACGACAGTATTGTTAGTTTCATAAGTAACATTTAATATGAGATGTATGAGACTGTAACAAATAAATGATATACTACCTTTTTGGTGTTGTTGCAAGCAGCAACAACTTTTTTTTAGCGTGAAGAGAGGAGCAAAGCCCGAATACTTATCTATAGAAATAAGATAAAACACCTAAACAAGAAAATTAGCAACTCGACGAAGATTCTAAAGTGGAAGGGCGGCAAATTTGGAGGTGCCTTGGTAAAAGAGGCCCGAGAGATGAGAAAATCGAAGATGAGGCCTAAAGAATATATAAAAACACTTGAGGACAGAATAACACTACTCCAACAGAAGCTAGACGGCGCTAAGATAAGACACAAGGTGACTGCCCTCAGAAGAAAGTTCAGTGAGAGTCCATCCATCAAACTGTTGGAGAGAAACGAAAGGATGCACCCATCTAGAGTAGAGGACATCCAACAGTTCTTTACGGACCTCTACAAGAAAAATGAGAGCATCTCCAAAACTCCGGCGCTCGATGAGTGGTTGGCCAGATTCCAGAGAGTGACTGCCCCTTGCAACTACGAAGACCAGCTCCAGGAAGCCCAGATCAATGTGAGGATAGACCAAGCACTGGCCAAAACATCTCCGTGGAAAGCCCCAGGTGAGGATGGCATACCAGCGTATCTATACAAGGTTTTACCAGCCGCAAAATCCTATCTTCGAGAATTTGTCTATAATGCCATCACAGGCAAATACACCATGATAGAACCAGACTGTAGGGCGGAAGTCATCCTGATACATAAAAAAGGAGACAAAGAAGACCCTGGGAATTACAGACCCATTGCGTTGCTGAACACAGACTACAAAATACTTACAGGAGTCATAACGAACACGCTGCTGGAACATCTGCCAGAATGGGCAATCCCAAAAGAACAGCTAGCAAGGGAAAAAGTGTGGGGCACCATCCAAGGGATGCTGGTTGACAAAGCGATATCCCAGAAAGCGCGACTCAATAGAAGTAAGCACTATTCCGCCTGGTACGATTTCAAGAAAGCCTTCGACAGCATAAGTCATCAACAGCTGAAAAGAATGATAAGCGTCTTACCGCTTCATAAAAACATCAAACGCCTTCTCAAGAGAGCAATGGAGTTGTGGTCCTTACGAGTGAGAGTAGGAAGGAAAAAGACGACTCCTATATATATAAAAAGAGGCTTATaccagggagattcgctaagccccCTTCTATTCATCCTGTTAAGTGCATGCATCATCGAACACATAAAATCGAACCCACATGTCATAAGAAACACCAGAGGGAAATTTTACCTGCTAGCATTCATGGATGATATAAAGTGCCATACAACAACCAAAAAAGCTCTCACGGCCATCACTGAGACGCTGGCAAAATGTGGCGAGGAGATAGGGCTGGCTCTGAATACCAACAAGTGCGGCAAATACTGCAGAACTGAAGGACAAGGTGATGACGAAGACTGTGCACCATTCCTTCCGGAAGTACGGGAAGGATACAAATATCTCGGTTTGGAACAACTGGAAAGAGACACTTCACGAAATTATGACAATGCAGAGGAAAAGGTTCTCAAAATAACCGAGAAAATATTACAATCCGACCTTACAGTCCCACAAAAGGTCCACCTTTTCAACACTACTGCTGTGCCTAGTGCCATATACGTCCTAGGAAATATTTACCCGGATGAGAAAAGGAGCACGACGCTAAAAACATGCAGGGATCTAGACAAGAGCATAAGGAAGATCCTAACCATCGAAAATATAAAAGGAAGAACAACGTCCAACGCCCACGTCTATCTGCCAAGAAGCAAGGGAGGTATGGCCCTGAGGAGCATTGAGCTGGAGGCAGAAATTCAAATAGCCAGAAGAGGCATTTATCTCAAGTCTCATACTGAATTAGTCGAAACGAGGAAGAAATATGAAGATCTAAAAGCGGCGGGATGGAGAAACCCCATCAGCGACTACGAATTTGTCATAAATAAGTATAAGTGCCCGGCAATGGAATATAGTCAAGAGAAGATCAAAGAAAATTGCCAAATCGTGAAGGAACGCATCTACAAGAAATACGAAGAGGAACTGGAAGCTGAGTGGGCCCAAGACATGCACTATGGGAAGGTTGTCCTCAAGGAAGCCAACAACATCGAGTTTCCTGCATATTCATCACCAATCATGGACCACTGGCAGTTCTCTCTCTTACACTCCGCCGCAGAAGAGCAACTCCATGGTCTGGGAGCGACGGCGGGTAGAGCGAAGAAGTGTAGACGTTGTGCCACCGCTAATGAGACCGCATATCACGTAAGCAGCGGATGCATCAGAAATTCCTACACTACCAGACACGATTACGTCGTACACTGGGTCCTGAAAACCATCCTTTGGAACCGGCTGAAATCCTGGCTAATTTCCCTTTCGGCAAAGTCTCCTTCAACCCAACTTTCGAGTCAAGAGGGCGTAAAGTAATCGTGAGGGCGGGCGGTAAAATATTTACCGAAAAAAGAATTTATCATAACAAGCCTGACATTATGGTAAGACTAGATAACCCAAATACAGTCTATTtgtttgagatttcagttgcccACCTCCAAAACATCCGGACCCAGGAGAAGATAAAAAAAGACCAGATATGCGGTGAACGGCGAAGAGAGGATCGACCATGACAACTATGCAGCAGTTGACAGAGGTCTGAACTTGGTCAATGAGCTGGAGTCCCAATATAGGTGCCCTGTACATCTGGGCATAAATATGCCCAGCCAACCACAAATGTGGTTGTCTGTTTTGGGGAGATATTACTAACCGAAGAGcacaataatttcaaaaagcTTTTAACTGAAATAGGACTCACAAGCTTGGAAGTTACAACTTTAATTAATAAATGCTCTTACAGCGTTGCTGTCTCCACGACAAACATTCTGATGAAACATCTGAAATCATGAGCTgtgatgggaaaatgaagatctgTGATAGAAAGGTGTACAAATTTTACTTATATGTTTATTTatataacttcattttgtatGTACATATTTGTTTTGACTTAGTTTGTCTACTGTGATATACCATGTCTGTGATCGATTTATGTGTTTGTTTATACACacaaattttttaatattaagtTACGACGTCCACTCCTGGGTAACTGGGGGCGACGGGCTTCAGATGAGTTTCCCGTAAGCAACAATAATAATGTAGTTGGGTTTCATAAGTAACATTAACATAGTTAATATGTGATGCAATGTATGACACCAACAACTGAATAAAGACTATACTACCTTTTTGAAGTTTGCGCATGCAACACGTTATCACGGGGAGCTcccgaaaaaatttaaattattcGGTTTTTTCGCCGTGTTAATTGAGAAAAGGTACAAACTACCCTACATTAAACCCCGCTCGTTCGAGTGAAAAACTGTGGGCAGTTCAAATCTGTGAAATTAAAGAATTACACTGTTGAAACATCGaacagtaaaaaaaaacaacaacaacaacaaataaTGGCGAGATGGACTCCGGATGAAATAACCACTCTGAAAAAGAGAATGAACGAGAAGAACGGCATTCTAATCAGCGAGGATCTTGAAAACTTAAAACAACACATCCCAGGTAGATCAACAGCCGCAATTAAAAAGAAATATCTCGAGATCAAAGGAAACCAGAACAATACAAGTGAAGAACAGAGAGAACCACAAACAACGGTGGACGGAAGAAGAGGAGACAAGGTTGGTGCAGAGATATAGTGAAAGACAAGAAAACCAACCTGGAGCAAGAATAAGGGCGATATTGAACTTTTTCCCAGGTATGTCTGAAAAAGCAATTGCAACAAAGCTGAGAGAGAAATATAGTAACATCTACTATATGAGATCACAAATATCAGAAAATGAGAACCCCAGACATACATTACCGGGTGTGTCATCACAACTGGAGGAGCCACCCCCAAGATTAGACGTAACGTCAGGGGTGGAACTTTCTCACATGTCATTGGCGCCTCCACCACAATTACAGGATGCAAATTTGGCGTTGGCGCCTGCACCAGAACAGAACCTAAATTTGATGAATGAGCATTTGCCGCCTGACGTGGAATATGGCGCGGAACCCGATGGCGATGAGGAAACCATAGGCAGAAGGGCGGAGGAGCCTGGAGAGCAATCATACGACGGTGACACACAAGATTTACTccgaaaatttgagaaattgttGAAATCGACAGGGAAAAATAAACGAAAGATCACCCAGTTCTATTTACGACCTCAAGACAGGGGATTAGGGAATGCATTAGATGTAATATTGAAAAACAAGATCCACGAATTGGaagaataaaaaagaacagaGCATTCCAAAAGGGTGGCAATCAAGAATGCAATCTATGCAGCTGGCAGACTTCTTAGCAAAGAAATGGGAAGAGAAGAGATAGCGAAGAATACTCCATTATACAGAAAAACCGAAAAGAAAATCAAGAAATACGTAAGGCATGTCGACAATGCAAAGAAAATACTGGAAGTCCGTGGAAAGCTCAGCCGGCCCCTTTTGAATGAGATGGAGgtaataaaaaaactcaagatGACAGTAAAGCAGTATATAAACTCTACTGAAGAAAGACTGAGGCTACTAAAGGAACAGGCCCAACAACAGAAGAAGAGACATGAGAGACAGAAGTTGAGATCTAGATTTTTTGAAACACCATCAATAAAGATACTCGAAAAGTCGGCACACAGAGAGAGGACACCGGATCTGCGGGCTGTGGAAGCATATTACGAAAATACGTACAGGAAGGAAACTGATAGCCGACCAACACCAATTTTCAACCAATGGCTTTCAAAGCTGAAGCAATTCTCCAACACCATCGATACATCGAGCCAGACAGACACAAGATCTAGAGAAAAAAATAAACGCAGTAATAAAGAGGTTGGCTCCATGGAAGGCACCTGGAGAGGATGGGATTCCTGcatatttatataaaatatttacaTCTGCCCGAGAATATTTGATTAAAAGCACCATTCTATTTTTACAGGGAAATAGGGAACTAAGTCAAGTGGACACCAGAGCCACCGTCACTCTCATATACAAGAAGGGAGATGCGGAGAACCCTGGAAGTTATAGGCCAATTGCTGTATTGAATGCAGACTACAAAATTCTCACAGCGGTAATgacgaaaataataaaacaaaatctGCCAGAATGGGCGATTCCACCAGAACAATTGGCTAGAGGAAATATATGGGACACTGTGCACGGATTCCTGCTAGATAAGAGTATATCCCAGTTAGCAAAGTTGAGAAGAACCAAACACTATTCAGCGTGGTATGATTTTAGTAGAGCGTTCGATTCAGTCCATCATCGAGACTTGAAGAGACTTATAGACTGTCTACCAATTAATCTCAAGATCAGAAGATTGTTGAAAAACATGATGTCTAAGTGGACAATAAGAGTTAGAGTTGGAAAGATGACGACCAAAGAGATCTCTATTAAAAGGGGCCTGTTCCAGGGAGACCCAGCATCCCCGTTATTCTTCGAGTTGATAACAGGGGGTCTCATCAGTCATATAAAATCTGACAAACAAATAAATAGGACTTCAAAAGGGAAACATAAACTGATAGCATTCATGGATGACTTCAAATGCCACGGTCCTAACAAAAAATCCCTGGAGATGATAACAAGAGAGCTGGAAGAGGGAGCAGCGGAGATTGGGCTGGAACTAAACAAGGCAAAATGTGGATACTATACAAGAGATGTCAATAATCAGGAGGACAACGACTCAGCTCCATTCTTGCCGGAAATAAGAGAGGGTTATAAATACTTGGGGTTGCACCAGTTGGAGAGAGACACCATCGAAAATTATGAAGATATCGAGAAGAAGATCGAAAAAAAAGTGCAAGAGATTTCCAATTCTGACCTGACAACACCACAGAAGATATCGCTAATTAACACCACGGTGAATCCAGCAGCCAGCTATGTATTAGGCAACATTTACACCGCTGAGAAAAGATCTTCTACCCTTAAGAAATGTAGGGAAATAGATTGCAAAATAAGAAAGATTTTAACCGAGAACAACATCAAAGGTAAAACTCAATCGAATGCACGGTTATATTTGTCAACCCAAAAAGAGGGTTTGGGACTGCGAACTATAGAACTGGAGGTCGAATTGCAGTTCATAAGAAAAGGGATATATTTACAgaaacattcagaaatgaaagatGCCCTTAGGTCATATCAGGCCCTCAAAAACTCAGGCTGGAGAAACCCGATATCTGATTTCGAATATGTTTTGGAAAAATACGACATACAGAACGATTTACCAGAAGATGTGGAACTCAAAAAGTGCACAAGAGATATCATCAACAAGATAAAGCACAAACACCAAGTGGCGACAGAAAAGGAATGGTCATCTAACCTCTCTTAAGCGAAAAATGTTCTCAAGGAGCCCAACATCCTGTTCCCGGCCAATTCATCACCCAACATGGATAGCTGGCGTCTGAGTGTGCTGCTCTCTGCGGCCGAGGAACAACTGCACGGTCTAGGGGCAAATCAGAGCAACAGGAGGAGATGCCAACTGGGCTGCGAAGCGGACGAAAATTCATACCATGTAGCCTGTGCCTGTCCTACTCGTGCCATAACAACGAGGCATGATTTcgtcattgtataaagaccacagtggtctttatacaatgattTCGTCGTCCACTGGGTGCTCAAGACTCTGCTGAGGGGACTGGGTGCCCCTTACGAGTTGGAGCGTGGCCTTCAGTTCGGAAAGGCTACCCTATGCTGCGGAATTCGTAACCTGGAAATTAAAGCTGGACACAAAATCTTAACCGGGAAAAAGCTGTACCACAACAAACCAGACATAATGGTCAAAACATCAGACCCGGAGAAAATCTATTTGTTGGAGGTAGCAGTTTCGCACATACAGAATTTCAGACAGCAAGAAGAACTGAAGAGGGCTCGGTATGCGGTCAACTCCTCAAAAAAACTAGATTTTTCCAACTACAAAGAGGCGCAACGGGATCTTAATCTCGTCACTGAACTGGAGAACCTCTATAGATGCCCGGTGAAGCTGGGGGTCTTCGTCGTCGGCTGTTTCGGGGAGATCATTCATACAGAAGAGCATAACAACTTTTGCTCCATTATGAGAGAGATAGGCCTGGGAAAGAGGGATATACAAGTACTCAAAAACAAAGCCAGCTACTCCGTCGCAGTTTCCACCTCCAATATGCTGATGCGGAGATTGAGGGATGGCAGAGATGGGTTGGTCCGAGACGCCACTTAGATATGAAAACACAGAACACACATAAAGTGTCACATATTTGTTTGTACATAGTTATTTTTAGAATAGGATAATTTATGTGTAAATGTAAATATTAGAAAAATAAATGAGTATACTACCGAGGATATATTTATTGTATctgttcaataatttgttcaCATAATTGCAATGTTGCCAAACTTACTCAAAAATGTTATTCCatgaatataaatttcaatgaattcaacgaAATCGTATTCCAATTATTTATGGACTTAGAAAACTTGTTTCTTTCAAGTTAATTTTCATACAATCAAATTCGATTTGTACAAGccgaaattatatttcttcttCGTGTTCTTCGACACATGATGTTATTTATTGGTGAATCTATCTACCCTACATAGGCGAAttaaaaaatctagacgccctctgccgactgaattacgaaactactttgtcagtactgcaaagtcaaaacaagtttcatttcttatgttttcttttatctcacgttgtccaacaaagtgttaatattattatttggagatgttatattgggattattgtctggggttctgaatagaaatattgattacgaaaaaataattgaaaggtatttataccagcgctttcaactggcaggtttTAGGTCAAACGATTTTTCTTGGCGAGGGTTTTTCTGctgaattcaattgacgattcagaaaaacaatttcataattttcatacttccaaatgaattatctttctcatctgtagcgaacttgttccatgagctgaatcatatttatgtctcttgagatttcagtatgaggaatacctatatcaaaaatggaatttaaatattttaaacagaaactttaaaacttccacataaacgcttCAGTTATCAGGATGTATAGTTCCTACCTCCTCCACAAACTCTGTATATGCtgacctcaacattattacctaggTTGACTTCAAGAAGGAATCTGttaaataataggaatttgtgtctaggtacagtggatcactaaTGTCATCGATCGATttcattccacaattcatccctttcaaatgaagtatctccaaagaatgttgatctttctttacgaagctaaatcaatcaattcacttccgataaatatcttgatttactagaaaaactctgttaggccgtacaaatctcgaaaagagtactgacaaacgtcaaagtttgtttacatttcgtagcgccctcaacggtaattggattcgtgaATAGTCTCTGATACATCCCAGGTTATCTATGTTCAGGTGAGTCAACATAGCTCGATCGACCGATAACACTTTGATTTTTGgactaggagaatgattcaaactttgtcGGAATCGACTCTAATCAGCGCATAAgcttactttttttttactttattgagtGGTTCGAAAGTGTTGAAACATGATACTAGTAATACGACTGATACCACCctgctttttcaaatgagaataaccaattttatatcatattctgaatctgaataaaattctgatttcgaaatattctctACCTATTTGTCAACTGTGCCTTTTTGACGTAGGCCTCTTTTTGGTCCTTTTCCGACAAATTTCATGCTAATGATGGTTTTAGTACTAGAAATTCTATTCTGGAAATCGTTCGAAATAAATAGGTATatgcttttttcaattgaatcaacCAAGAGTCTTCTGCAGTTTCTCGGATCAGTCTACAGCTGGTCCGAAAGATACTCCAATATGACTTTCACAAAATGTCAACTCCATTCTTTCAAATCTGATGTGTATCGAATTTAGGATCTCCTTTTGAGCCTTTGGGTATTAGCACGATATGTGAGCATaaccaattatttttgaaatttttgtccatcTTTATATAACTGAGGTAATTTTTGATTGGCCGAACCGATTTTCACAATCACAAGACTCGAACTGTTGGAAAAAGAACCCTTTGGAAGTTTACAGCGGAGAGGAATAGTGTAGAGTTAAAAAGCGTagagtagaataaaaaagagtaGAGTAGAATCGCATAGTGTAGTGAATCGTAGCCTGGAATGGATGGAGTGTGGAGTGGAGGAAGTGGGTGAAAACGAACTTCCCAGAAGATAATATTATATAAGATTCGAGTGGAGAAGGTTGATCAGAGTAGAGTAGCATCGGGTCGATTCGTAGCGTTGTAGTGTGGGTGTGGGGTGAacagtagtgtagtgtagtggagCATGGAGGAGTGGAGCGGGGCGGAGCGgagttgagttgagtggagtggagtggagtggagtggagtggagtggagtggagtggagtggagtggagtggagtggagtggagtggagtggagtggagtggagtggagtggagtggagtggagtggactgAAGTGAAGTGAAGCGAAGTGAAGTCTTGTGGAGTAGAGTGAAGAGGAGAACGAAAGAGCAATTTGGGGAAGATAATTGGTGTGAGATATTTTAGggttgattgaaataaaaaaagtcgcGAAAGAAAATTCGTCTGGATAAGCAGGCAGAAACAGTTAATGAGTAGTGTTTTAGAGGATTGAAAAATactttccaacaacaaaaagttcctCCCCGGCGGGGAATCGAACCCCGGTCTCCCGCGTGACAGGCAGGGATACTCACCACTATACTACCGGAAATTTTGAGAAAGCCCAGGAAAAATTAGA
The nucleotide sequence above comes from Coccinella septempunctata chromosome 4, icCocSept1.1, whole genome shotgun sequence. Encoded proteins:
- the LOC123310992 gene encoding uncharacterized protein LOC123310992; translated protein: MSTWKPDEINVIHNYLQNKSGPIKAEDHKAIKERLPGRSIPAIKKKCLELKHNPNLPNRTNKWTSEEINRLISEYAARPEAQISARIDRIVDLFPGRTKKAIATKLRENHPEIYYRTTTQVPPQNTNTAQPQNANTAQPESPVVTQRGPQISPERTPQPTSRIHPSEEEDQHSPEHTIQINEDELKTCREAFQKIFCRTGDSKPRINKFLVKPNNMKSIQLINHILQERIHHFATNCTNQVQQRKNIKKAIYVAGILLKKYIVKKTGPPDYKITEDKIKLLNNSVDNAKKILNWKGGNFGRSLTEEARRIKKAKMTTSEYITMLEDRMALLQQKLDKLKSRHRVNAIRRKFSENPSVKLINTEERVQPPNKEDVEKFYAELYKKHESTTNTPALDRWIAKLQRETASHRYQDQLQESRINEQTLQVLAKSAPWKAPGEDGIPAYLYKTFPAAKSYLQRFIYTTITGEHKMAEPDCRAEVVLIHKKGDNKDPENYRPIALLNTDYKILTGVIRNTLQKHLPDWAIPTEQLARENVWGTIQGMLIDKAITQRARQNRAKHYSAWYDFKKAFDTISHRHLKRMISVLPLHKNIKRLLKTVMELWTLRVRVGKGKTAPIYIKRGLYQGDSLSPLLFILLTACIIEHLKTSPQIIKNTRGQFDILAFMDDIKCHVKTKKALKTVTDEIRRSGEEIGLVLNTTKCGRYCRVDDEDDHNAPFLPQIREGYKYLGLEQLERDSARNYDTTEEKILKETEKIFRSPLTVPQKVHLFNTATVPSAIYVLGNIYPDEKRSTTLKKCRDLDKAIRKILTIENHKGRTTSNAHVYLPIIRGGMGLKNIELETEIQLARRGIYLKSHADLAGTRKKYEELKAAGWRNPISDHDFVMKKYRCPTINYQQENLKQNCKIVKEHICQTFQQELENEWSQDMHYGKVVLKEKKIIEFPAYTSPLMDHWRFSLLHSAAEEQLHGLGGTAGRSKKCRRCNTASETAYHVSSGCIIGAYTTRHDYIVHWILKHILLKQNAPQEILANFPFGKATCNPTFETGGRKIIVRAGGSIYTEKIHHNKPDIMVRFTNPDVIYIFEIAVAHVQNIRTQEKIKKVRYSVNGAVHIDHTNCETAGRDLNLIGELESQYHCPVHLGIFVVGCYGEVLNTEEHKNFLKLLAQVGLTNFEIRSLINKCSYSVAVSTTNILLKHLSI